The DNA sequence GCGGCGGCCACGCCGAGGACGAGGCCGGCGATCAGGGTCTTCGAGGGACGACGCAGACGTTGGGTGGTAGCGGTCACGATGTACTCCTTCCTTGAGAGTGGGTCAGGGCACAGCGCCCATGGAAGGCATCATCGGAACCGGGCGTTAAGCGGGGATGGACCGAGGGTAAAGTTGTGTGAAGGGGTCGCGCCGCCTCAGGCGGCCGAGGCTTCCGGCTCGGCAGGAGACGGCGGCACGCCGAGCAGGCGTTCCATCGCCTCGACCTCGTAGGCGCGCTCGACGGGCACGAAGAAGAAGTTGTTGACGTAGCCGGCCGCCGGAGGCTCCCGCCCGGGCAGCGGCCGCGCCTGCACCGGCTGCAGCTCGGCCATCGAGCCGGGCCGGTAGGTCTCGATGCGCCGGCCCCGCAGGTAGCAGCACATGTAGCCGCGCGTCTGCAGCGCCTCGATCACCGGCTCGGAGCCGCCGGGATGGTGGCGTTCCTCGATCTCGACGATCAGCGTGGGGCGCTCGCGCTGCAGCGTCTGGCGCGCCCCGGCCAGCACCGCCGCCTCGTGGCCTTCGACGTCGATCTTGATCACGTCGACGTCGCGCAGCTGGAGCTGGTCCAGCGGCGCCACCCGCACGTGCACCACGGTTTCATCGTCGAAGCCGCTGTTGGCATCGCGCTCCAGCGAGGCGCGGGTCATCCACGGCCGGCCGCGGTAGATCGGCACGGCAAAGCGCCCCACGCCCTCGCGGTCCGACAGCGCGAGCTCGTGGACCGTCACATGCGGCGGCGCAGCCCGACGCAGCGCGATCGCCAGCGCGGGCAGCGGCTCGAAGGCATGCACCTGCGCGAACATGCGCGCCGCCCAGCCGCTCCAGTGTCCGAGGTTGGCGCCCACGTCGACGAAGGTCCCGGCGCGGCACAGCGCCGGCAGCAGCCGCATCTCCGCCTCGGGCGAGCGGCGCAGGGTCCGCCGGACCTGCCACTGCGTCAGCCACGGGGCCGGCACCAGGGCCTTGGCCCACTCCTTGAACGCTTGCTTCATGCTCTTCTCCCTGGCCGCTCCCGGTGCGCGTGCCCGGCCACGACGTGACGACACCGGGCCCACCCTAGCGCGCCCCGCGGGCCGACGTTGAAGCAAAGTGTTGCTGCCGGTGCCACCGCGCAAGGCGCGACCCTGAAACGAAAGACCGGCGTCCGGAAGGACCGCGCCGGCACACAGGGAACGGCGGTTGCCTGCCTTGGGGTTTCCGGTCCTCGCGCAGCCTGGGCCCAGCGTGCGATGATCGACCCCGATCCGATCCCTGCAGAAAGGACGCGGCATGACACCACCTCGCGCGGCCGGAGACTCCGGTCGGCTCCCGGCGACCGCGTCGCGGCGCACGCCGCCGGCCGTCACGCTGGACAGCGTCGTGCGCACCTACGGCCGCTATGCGCCGTGGTACGACTGGATCTTCGGCGCGGTGCTCGAGCCCGGGCGCCGCCACCTGGCGCGCACGGTGCAGCAGCTGGCGCCCGGCACGTTGCTCGAGGTCGGGGTCGGCACGGGACTGACGCTGGCGCGCTACCCGGCAGCCACCCACGTCACCGGCATTGACATCTCCGAGGACATGCTCGTGCGCGCCCGGCAACGCGCCGCGCGCCTGCCGCAGCGCCGCATCGAG is a window from the Caldimonas thermodepolymerans genome containing:
- a CDS encoding FkbM family methyltransferase, producing the protein MKQAFKEWAKALVPAPWLTQWQVRRTLRRSPEAEMRLLPALCRAGTFVDVGANLGHWSGWAARMFAQVHAFEPLPALAIALRRAAPPHVTVHELALSDREGVGRFAVPIYRGRPWMTRASLERDANSGFDDETVVHVRVAPLDQLQLRDVDVIKIDVEGHEAAVLAGARQTLQRERPTLIVEIEERHHPGGSEPVIEALQTRGYMCCYLRGRRIETYRPGSMAELQPVQARPLPGREPPAAGYVNNFFFVPVERAYEVEAMERLLGVPPSPAEPEASAA
- a CDS encoding class I SAM-dependent methyltransferase; the encoded protein is MTPPRAAGDSGRLPATASRRTPPAVTLDSVVRTYGRYAPWYDWIFGAVLEPGRRHLARTVQQLAPGTLLEVGVGTGLTLARYPAATHVTGIDISEDMLVRARQRAARLPQRRIELHAMDAERMAFADASFDCVVLPYVLSVTPDPARLVAELRRVCRPGGHIVILNHFSGSRLWWWLERCVTTLADRIGFRSDFSYEAHVLAHDWEVVSVRPVNLFGLSRLVVVRN